The following are from one region of the Bacteroidia bacterium genome:
- a CDS encoding GIY-YIG nuclease family protein, with the protein MEDTKYAIIDVETTGSVSQAGKIIEIAIIITDGKAIFSEFSSLVNPERSIPYFITQLTGITYEMVQNAPKFSEIARQIVEITQNCVFVAHNVSFDYGFVRHEFRDLGYVYTRPILCTVQLSRKIFVGLTSYKLGKICQQLDINHQSQHRALGDARATTELFQKIFKQGIPSLIQPQHTLKAAQIPPLLNEDTLNNLPEEAGIYYFYDPEGDVIYVGKSTNIKKRVFSHFSDTKKPLDFKQKIADISYELTGSELVALLWEADEIKRLKPLYNRSQRKSYFNYGIFSFEDSRGYNNLYIERLNHPKKPLISFSNKQEAKNYLAEKVKEHQLCQKLTGLYHTSGSCFQYQVHQCLGACIQKEPPKSYNLRLANAIQSLIFETPNFYLVDIGRNIEERAIVLVQNGKYVGFGFIDIQLQGQNIDIWRDSIREYPETKDILQIIHQFIRKKAVKMIPF; encoded by the coding sequence TATTATCACAGATGGAAAAGCCATATTTTCAGAATTTTCCAGTTTAGTAAATCCGGAACGGAGTATTCCGTATTTTATCACACAACTTACCGGCATAACCTATGAGATGGTGCAAAATGCCCCAAAGTTTTCGGAAATAGCCCGACAAATAGTTGAAATAACCCAAAACTGTGTCTTTGTTGCTCATAATGTTAGTTTTGATTATGGGTTTGTTCGCCATGAATTTCGGGATTTAGGCTATGTTTATACCCGTCCTATTTTGTGCACCGTTCAGCTTAGCCGAAAGATATTTGTGGGCTTAACTTCCTACAAACTCGGTAAAATTTGCCAACAATTAGATATTAACCACCAGAGCCAGCATCGTGCCTTAGGTGATGCCCGCGCTACGACAGAGCTATTTCAAAAAATCTTCAAACAAGGGATACCTTCCTTAATTCAACCGCAGCATACCTTAAAAGCTGCCCAAATTCCCCCACTTTTGAATGAAGATACCCTCAACAATCTACCGGAGGAAGCCGGAATTTATTATTTCTATGACCCAGAAGGCGATGTGATTTATGTTGGCAAAAGCACCAATATCAAAAAAAGAGTATTTTCACATTTTTCAGATACCAAAAAGCCGTTAGACTTTAAGCAGAAAATAGCTGATATTAGCTATGAATTAACCGGCAGTGAACTGGTAGCCTTACTTTGGGAGGCTGACGAAATTAAGCGGCTAAAACCGTTATACAACCGTTCTCAGCGAAAAAGTTACTTTAACTACGGTATCTTTTCTTTTGAAGATTCACGTGGATACAATAATCTATATATCGAAAGGTTAAATCACCCTAAAAAGCCGCTTATTTCGTTTTCAAACAAGCAAGAAGCTAAAAATTATTTAGCTGAAAAAGTTAAAGAGCACCAACTTTGCCAGAAACTGACGGGGTTATACCATACTTCAGGGTCTTGCTTTCAGTATCAAGTGCATCAATGTTTGGGTGCTTGTATTCAAAAAGAGCCGCCAAAATCGTATAATCTGAGGCTTGCTAATGCAATTCAATCCTTAATTTTTGAAACACCGAATTTTTATTTGGTGGATATAGGGAGGAATATAGAAGAGCGCGCCATCGTTTTGGTACAAAATGGAAAATACGTCGGGTTTGGCTTTATAGACATTCAACTGCAAGGCCAAAACATAGATATTTGGCGGGATAGCATTCGGGAATACCCAGAAACAAAAGATATTCTACAGATTATACATCAATTTATCCGAAAAAAAGCAGTAAAAATGATTCCATTTTGA
- a CDS encoding MEKHLA domain-containing protein yields the protein MPEILTERELNSDIIKEQVMLLETSFAHWFLESLIPYSDAYDLSLKLYHAPFLYFSINEADEPVYSYMNLRAQNRFETSWDDVPQLTLRETTVPESTAAVFLFTEGVKQRGKFMNYSGTRMSRKGRVFRIQNTYVWAIFDAAQNYRGQGYLEPLF from the coding sequence ATGCCTGAAATTCTTACAGAGCGAGAGCTAAACAGTGATATTATCAAAGAGCAAGTGATGCTTTTGGAGACCTCTTTTGCCCATTGGTTTTTGGAGTCATTAATACCTTATTCTGATGCTTATGATTTATCTTTAAAATTATATCATGCTCCATTTTTGTATTTTTCTATTAATGAAGCAGATGAGCCGGTTTATAGTTATATGAATCTTCGCGCCCAAAATCGGTTTGAGACATCTTGGGATGATGTTCCTCAATTAACGTTGCGAGAAACTACTGTTCCGGAGTCCACTGCGGCAGTTTTTCTGTTTACAGAGGGAGTTAAGCAGCGAGGTAAGTTTATGAATTATTCTGGAACTCGTATGAGCCGCAAGGGTAGGGTTTTCAGAATCCAAAACACTTATGTATGGGCAATATTTGACGCTGCTCAAAATTATCGCGGACAAGGTTACTTAGAACCACTCTTTTAA
- a CDS encoding efflux RND transporter periplasmic adaptor subunit: MAAKNNPKYRLYGIILLLVLIGASIWFWLVHKNKDIEVETSVVATRTIIERITESGIIQPNIELPIAPEVSGEIVALYVQEGDYVKVGDKLFDIKPDNYQAALEQATASLNGARSDYANTQAAIAQAEANVIQDSLNLARNTKLFEQKVISQVDLENFQLKYRISLAQYEVSKQAAKAAFYRIQSAEAVLKQAKENLSRTSIRATLNGTITKLTAELGQRVVGTGQFQGTEILKIADLRDMELKADINENDIVKVTLGDTAEIEVDAYPNRIFKGVVREIAYSANMTAAGTTDQVTNFPVKVAIIPDSYRNDTAFMRGLAAYQSPFRPGMSAVVNIFTNTKSNVIAIPIQAVTLEKKSEVDSKTPANTDSPKEIVYLFNNGNTKMTSVTTGISDDQFIEIKSGLKVGEIIISGPYTVISKELRENQKVVLKKDKQ, from the coding sequence ATGGCTGCGAAAAATAACCCAAAATATAGGCTTTATGGGATCATTTTATTACTTGTTTTGATTGGGGCAAGTATATGGTTCTGGTTAGTGCATAAAAATAAGGATATAGAAGTTGAAACAAGTGTTGTAGCTACGCGAACCATCATAGAGCGCATCACCGAATCCGGCATTATACAACCTAATATCGAACTGCCGATTGCGCCAGAAGTATCCGGCGAAATCGTAGCTTTATACGTTCAAGAAGGAGATTATGTGAAAGTAGGGGATAAACTATTTGATATTAAGCCGGATAACTATCAAGCTGCCTTAGAGCAAGCAACGGCAAGTTTAAACGGTGCTCGTTCTGATTATGCAAACACCCAAGCAGCCATAGCCCAAGCCGAAGCCAATGTAATTCAAGATTCTTTAAACCTTGCCAGAAATACAAAGCTGTTTGAGCAAAAAGTGATTTCTCAAGTAGATTTAGAAAACTTTCAGCTAAAATATCGTATTTCTTTGGCTCAATATGAAGTTTCTAAACAAGCTGCTAAGGCCGCTTTTTACCGCATTCAAAGTGCAGAGGCAGTGTTAAAACAAGCTAAAGAAAATCTAAGCCGAACAAGCATTCGTGCAACTTTAAATGGAACTATCACTAAGCTAACCGCAGAATTAGGCCAGCGGGTAGTGGGCACAGGCCAATTTCAAGGTACAGAAATCTTAAAAATAGCTGACCTTAGAGATATGGAGCTAAAAGCTGATATAAATGAAAATGACATTGTTAAGGTTACCTTAGGTGATACTGCCGAAATTGAAGTAGATGCCTACCCCAACCGCATCTTTAAAGGAGTAGTACGAGAAATAGCTTATTCCGCTAATATGACCGCTGCCGGAACCACAGATCAAGTAACTAACTTTCCCGTTAAGGTAGCCATAATCCCGGACTCTTACCGCAATGACACAGCCTTTATGCGTGGCTTAGCCGCCTATCAAAGCCCATTCAGACCCGGAATGTCAGCCGTAGTGAATATATTCACAAATACTAAATCTAACGTAATCGCCATTCCTATTCAAGCAGTTACATTAGAAAAAAAATCAGAAGTTGATTCAAAAACACCTGCCAATACTGATTCCCCCAAAGAAATAGTTTATCTATTTAACAACGGCAATACCAAAATGACTTCGGTAACTACCGGTATCAGTGATGACCAGTTTATTGAAATCAAATCCGGACTCAAAGTAGGGGAAATCATAATCTCCGGCCCTTATACAGTCATATCTAAGGAGCTAAGAGAGAACCAAAAAGTGGTACTCAAAAAAGATAAACAATAG
- a CDS encoding metalloregulator ArsR/SmtB family transcription factor codes for MSKRIYNLHAEVCKALAHPLRIEIIEALQNDELSFTKLAEITDCPKSNLSQHLSNMTQKGILRIRKDGLTNYYRLSSPKVAEACFLIREVLIENFKNHKEILDNL; via the coding sequence ATGAGTAAAAGGATTTATAATTTACATGCTGAAGTCTGTAAAGCATTAGCGCATCCACTTCGAATAGAAATTATAGAAGCACTTCAGAATGATGAGTTGAGTTTTACAAAACTTGCAGAAATCACCGACTGCCCCAAATCAAACCTTTCCCAGCATTTATCTAACATGACTCAAAAAGGAATCTTACGAATACGCAAGGACGGTTTGACGAACTATTATAGGCTAAGCTCCCCCAAAGTTGCAGAAGCCTGTTTTTTAATCCGTGAAGTGTTGATAGAAAACTTCAAAAATCATAAGGAAATTCTGGATAATCTTTGA
- a CDS encoding IS5 family transposase, translating into MIKHAQIQMSFSQPYVSKRSSKNAFLKQINEVIDWESIVKILQKHYPKGLRPDGRPAYNPIILFKMLLLGVWYKSLSDRDIEDRTNTDLSWMTFVGLSLEDEVPDHSTLCRFRNELAGSNAYDLLLQELNQQLDKHAITVKSGCIIDASITDSPRKPTGKPTYEIAEDRKENEQTEEAIQTQTAELKLVKVNQPGVDDEARWLKKGKETRFGYKKHVITDGNGLVLALETTPANVHDHNHFNTLITKAQVPPKVAIYADKAYKSKAHTTYLKAKGLKDRVCYKAVKNKPLTKLQLKFNQLCGKHRYKIERTFAGTKSWFGGGTARYVGIAKTHAQHALEAIAYNLYRLPKLLVNNMLTPKTAPPQMQLF; encoded by the coding sequence GTGATAAAGCACGCCCAAATACAGATGAGTTTTAGCCAGCCCTACGTTTCTAAACGCAGTTCTAAAAACGCGTTTCTAAAGCAAATAAATGAGGTAATTGATTGGGAATCAATCGTAAAAATACTTCAAAAACACTACCCAAAAGGGCTTAGACCGGACGGCAGACCCGCCTACAACCCCATTATTCTTTTCAAAATGCTACTGCTCGGCGTTTGGTATAAAAGCCTGAGCGACAGAGACATAGAAGACAGGACCAACACCGATTTAAGCTGGATGACCTTCGTTGGGCTGAGTCTTGAAGACGAAGTACCCGACCACAGCACCCTGTGCCGCTTCCGCAACGAACTGGCAGGAAGCAATGCCTACGACTTGCTGTTGCAAGAACTTAACCAACAGCTTGATAAACATGCTATTACGGTAAAATCCGGCTGCATAATAGATGCCTCCATTACCGACAGCCCCCGCAAACCCACCGGAAAACCCACCTACGAAATTGCCGAAGACAGAAAAGAAAACGAACAAACGGAAGAAGCTATACAAACACAAACGGCTGAATTAAAGCTTGTTAAAGTAAATCAACCTGGCGTGGACGACGAAGCCCGCTGGCTCAAAAAAGGCAAAGAAACCCGCTTTGGCTACAAAAAACACGTTATTACCGACGGCAACGGATTGGTCCTTGCCCTGGAGACCACACCCGCCAACGTCCATGACCATAACCACTTTAACACATTGATAACCAAGGCACAAGTTCCCCCAAAAGTCGCCATCTATGCCGACAAAGCCTACAAATCCAAAGCCCATACCACCTACCTCAAAGCGAAGGGACTTAAAGATAGAGTGTGTTATAAAGCAGTGAAAAACAAACCCTTAACAAAATTACAACTCAAATTCAACCAACTCTGCGGCAAACACCGCTACAAAATAGAGCGCACCTTTGCCGGCACCAAAAGCTGGTTCGGCGGCGGCACCGCCCGCTATGTGGGCATCGCCAAAACCCACGCCCAGCACGCCCTGGAAGCAATTGCATACAACCTGTATAGGTTACCTAAGCTATTAGTAAACAATATGTTAACACCAAAAACGGCACCACCTCAAATGCAGCTATTTTAA
- a CDS encoding amino acid permease: MSLARGQVGFRTAAALVVANIIGTGIFTTTGFLSSDVPSPIGILIAWALGGVLALCGALSYGELAAAMPQSGGEYHYLSKIYHPALGFLSGFVSLFAGFAAPIAASATAFAKHFHIVAPMIPEPVAALLIIILMTFLHTWDLHIGSRTQNVFTVAKITLIIGFIICGFVFGKASAGFSLSFRGDEFSMLTSGKFAVGLIYISFAYSGWNAAAYIAGEVQNPERNVPKSLILGTGTVMVLYLLLNLVFVYILTIPEMQGQLAIGDLTARAIFGDVGGSIVSTLIALALVSSVSSMVMAGPRITAAMGKDTQGLQWLGKNNKRGLPLNAFLIQLVIAITYVLTASFEDTLRYIGFTLSLFAFLTVLGVFVYRVKHPEWIPKYKTPGYPVVPALFLVLSAWIVIYTIIENYKTAIAGFGTIALGLVIYMATNQHKNKTT, translated from the coding sequence GTGTCGTTAGCAAGGGGTCAGGTAGGTTTTCGAACCGCTGCGGCGTTAGTAGTAGCCAATATTATCGGGACGGGTATTTTTACGACAACCGGTTTTTTATCGAGTGATGTACCTTCACCTATTGGGATTTTGATAGCGTGGGCATTGGGAGGTGTGTTAGCTTTGTGTGGGGCGTTATCTTATGGAGAGTTAGCTGCTGCGATGCCCCAATCCGGCGGAGAATATCATTATTTATCCAAGATTTACCATCCTGCATTGGGGTTTTTATCCGGCTTTGTTTCATTATTTGCGGGTTTTGCTGCCCCCATAGCCGCTTCGGCTACTGCCTTTGCAAAGCATTTTCACATTGTAGCACCGATGATTCCTGAGCCTGTTGCGGCTTTATTAATCATTATTTTGATGACTTTTTTGCATACTTGGGATTTACACATAGGGAGCCGTACCCAAAATGTCTTTACCGTAGCTAAGATAACGTTAATTATAGGTTTCATTATTTGTGGTTTTGTGTTTGGGAAAGCATCGGCTGGTTTTTCACTATCTTTTCGGGGGGATGAATTTTCGATGCTCACGTCCGGGAAGTTTGCCGTTGGGTTGATTTATATTTCGTTTGCGTATTCCGGCTGGAATGCGGCTGCTTATATCGCCGGAGAAGTGCAAAACCCAGAGCGTAATGTGCCTAAATCATTGATTTTGGGAACCGGAACAGTAATGGTGTTGTATCTACTGCTGAATTTAGTGTTTGTTTATATCCTAACTATCCCAGAAATGCAAGGCCAATTAGCTATCGGCGACCTAACAGCAAGGGCTATCTTTGGAGATGTAGGCGGCTCTATAGTTTCTACATTAATAGCTTTGGCATTAGTATCTTCGGTCAGTTCTATGGTTATGGCAGGCCCTAGGATTACGGCAGCTATGGGCAAAGATACACAGGGGCTACAATGGTTAGGTAAAAATAATAAGCGTGGCCTTCCCTTAAACGCTTTCTTGATCCAGTTAGTTATTGCAATTACCTATGTATTAACAGCTTCATTTGAAGATACATTGCGGTATATTGGCTTCACTTTAAGCTTGTTTGCTTTTTTAACGGTTTTAGGGGTCTTTGTATATCGAGTTAAACATCCGGAATGGATACCCAAATATAAGACTCCCGGCTATCCGGTAGTTCCCGCACTCTTCTTGGTTCTCAGCGCGTGGATTGTGATTTATACAATTATAGAAAACTATAAAACAGCAATAGCCGGCTTTGGAACAATAGCCTTGGGGCTTGTTATTTACATGGCCACCAATCAACACAAAAACAAAACAACCTGA
- the pdxH gene encoding pyridoxamine 5'-phosphate oxidase, with protein MDSELNSQIQSKRDDFRSNVLDDHTAGDNPVELFMRWFKEAIASEEKEPNAITLATFNPQTQLPNVRIVYVREILESGEWCFYTNYNSCKGKELLHHPFASGLFFWPLLERQVRVQGSVKKVDPAISDTYFRTRPRESQVGAWVSKQSEKIIDIEDLYMGVYALAQQFEDQEVPRPPHWGGYLLIPEYYEFWQGRPARLHDRIIFEKTPSGWSRSRLMP; from the coding sequence ATGGATTCTGAACTCAATAGCCAAATACAAAGTAAACGAGATGATTTTCGTTCAAATGTGTTGGACGACCATACCGCTGGCGATAACCCCGTAGAGCTATTTATGCGTTGGTTCAAGGAGGCCATTGCATCAGAAGAAAAAGAGCCTAATGCAATCACGTTAGCTACGTTTAACCCACAAACACAGCTCCCAAATGTACGTATTGTATATGTTCGAGAGATTTTGGAATCAGGTGAATGGTGTTTTTACACAAATTACAATAGCTGTAAGGGAAAAGAATTATTACATCACCCTTTTGCAAGCGGCTTATTTTTTTGGCCACTCTTAGAGCGCCAAGTGCGTGTTCAAGGTAGCGTTAAAAAAGTGGACCCCGCTATTTCAGATACTTATTTTCGCACTCGACCAAGAGAAAGTCAGGTTGGCGCATGGGTCTCAAAGCAAAGTGAAAAAATTATAGACATAGAAGACCTCTATATGGGCGTTTATGCCCTCGCACAGCAATTTGAAGACCAAGAAGTTCCAAGACCACCTCATTGGGGAGGCTACCTCCTAATACCGGAATACTACGAATTTTGGCAAGGAAGACCAGCTCGGCTTCATGATAGAATTATCTTTGAAAAAACACCATCCGGCTGGTCTCGCTCCCGCCTAATGCCATAA
- a CDS encoding TonB-dependent receptor plug domain-containing protein gives MLWIVSPINSYLVYGQVDSTDIYEANMDSLSKITISNSFTHSQEITGVPAVAIIYTSEQIQELGARSLYDLIRITPGFVEVGDLNERNYAFRGLSKDTPNGFLILINGHRTNDLISNTSNLDRFSLEYIDRVEIIKGAATSKFGFNAEYGVINIVTKVGNQSNRGLISARYGNGNTILANAQIGRKFSDAENIYFSLNYKQSDGLPVLQDSLRDLSVTHNEAYRPSMGGTEFVNKYYPSFEFYTCYQRYRFSVMANLERNDWGVQRTRSDYNLIIKDQEAFKRSHRADTRATVEMNFKVFYNKPNYDWVLRASFDNFGLDQDMLYHSKFPYKNYGSVYRLSGSSQRGTIESIFKTTRWGIGKQRETTIGIQGNISGQAYRLEVPQLANGIYLGTYTPDKGNRPFAGELESNISGFISHESWFWPKRMALTVHARADYHNYFSWLPSSRAALTVRFANIFRIKLMASTAALPTFPWYRQGIPAMDVTGSRQAGPEQLKSLELAIVGNTKELFSYQLIAFHNQTKQVIMPQVDSTEKRFYREVSNISTRGAELLLRVNTDIIGVFASAAYTMSFTADSISIAGSNLLNWPKWTGSSGITIRPIQGLSLTAYATSWAPIDFIIHPNVQNRSPNPDYQTAIYTIPMQFSLNSSVRFSYKQFGIGLSGYNLLNRPELLAGYTPIPQTGQPISFLVSCWFIPAPTPKQ, from the coding sequence TTGCTTTGGATTGTATCACCCATAAATAGCTATCTTGTTTATGGCCAAGTAGATTCAACAGATATTTATGAAGCAAATATGGATTCACTATCTAAAATAACGATTAGTAATTCATTCACCCATAGTCAAGAAATAACTGGAGTTCCTGCCGTAGCTATCATTTATACATCAGAACAAATCCAAGAGTTAGGTGCCCGATCTTTGTATGACTTAATCCGAATAACCCCGGGCTTTGTTGAGGTTGGAGACTTAAATGAACGTAATTACGCCTTTCGCGGCCTTTCTAAGGACACCCCCAATGGGTTTTTGATATTGATTAACGGGCATCGTACAAATGACTTGATTTCCAATACATCTAATTTAGATAGATTTTCCTTAGAATATATTGATAGAGTCGAAATTATCAAAGGCGCAGCTACTTCTAAGTTTGGCTTTAATGCAGAATACGGCGTAATCAACATTGTTACAAAAGTTGGTAATCAATCTAATCGAGGGTTGATTTCTGCCCGATACGGAAATGGGAATACGATATTAGCGAATGCTCAAATAGGACGTAAGTTTTCAGACGCTGAAAATATCTATTTTTCACTCAACTATAAGCAGTCAGACGGTTTACCTGTTTTGCAAGACAGCCTGAGAGATTTATCCGTAACCCATAATGAAGCATATCGCCCTTCAATGGGAGGAACTGAGTTCGTTAACAAGTATTATCCGAGTTTTGAGTTTTATACTTGTTATCAGCGATACCGCTTTTCGGTTATGGCTAATTTAGAACGAAATGACTGGGGGGTTCAACGAACTCGCTCCGATTACAACCTAATTATTAAAGATCAAGAGGCATTTAAACGCTCCCATAGAGCTGATACCCGAGCTACGGTAGAGATGAACTTCAAAGTATTTTACAATAAGCCAAATTATGACTGGGTATTAAGAGCGTCTTTTGATAATTTCGGTTTAGACCAAGATATGTTATATCATTCTAAATTTCCTTACAAAAACTATGGAAGTGTTTATAGACTAAGTGGGAGTAGCCAACGTGGCACTATTGAGTCTATTTTTAAAACTACACGTTGGGGCATTGGTAAACAACGTGAAACAACTATTGGGATACAAGGGAATATTTCTGGGCAGGCTTATCGGCTTGAAGTACCGCAGTTAGCAAATGGTATTTATTTAGGAACATACACGCCGGACAAAGGAAATCGCCCCTTTGCAGGAGAATTAGAGTCTAATATTTCCGGCTTTATATCCCATGAAAGTTGGTTTTGGCCTAAACGAATGGCATTAACGGTGCATGCGCGGGCGGATTATCACAATTATTTTTCTTGGCTGCCAAGCTCCCGTGCCGCATTAACGGTGCGATTTGCAAATATATTTCGGATTAAACTAATGGCATCTACAGCGGCCTTGCCTACTTTTCCTTGGTATCGGCAAGGTATTCCAGCTATGGATGTAACGGGTTCAAGGCAGGCAGGCCCAGAACAATTAAAAAGCCTTGAACTGGCTATCGTAGGAAACACAAAGGAATTATTTAGTTACCAACTTATTGCTTTTCATAACCAAACTAAACAGGTAATAATGCCGCAGGTAGATTCTACAGAAAAAAGATTTTATAGGGAAGTATCCAACATAAGTACACGCGGCGCAGAACTGCTGCTTAGAGTTAATACAGATATTATAGGTGTCTTTGCTAGTGCTGCCTACACCATGAGTTTTACGGCAGATTCCATTAGCATAGCAGGTAGTAATCTCCTAAACTGGCCAAAATGGACAGGGAGTTCCGGCATAACCATAAGACCAATTCAAGGACTTTCCTTAACTGCCTATGCCACTTCGTGGGCACCAATAGATTTTATCATTCACCCTAACGTTCAAAACAGAAGCCCAAATCCAGATTATCAAACGGCTATTTACACAATACCAATGCAGTTTTCCCTTAACTCTTCCGTCCGGTTCAGCTATAAGCAGTTTGGTATTGGTCTTTCGGGCTATAATTTACTAAACCGACCAGAACTACTGGCCGGATATACACCAATTCCCCAAACTGGGCAACCTATATCTTTTTTGGTAAGTTGCTGGTTTATTCCCGCACCCACTCCTAAACAATAG
- a CDS encoding NAD(P)-dependent oxidoreductase → MQKILLTGSNGLLGQKITNILADNQDFKLIATSIANNRNPQTNGYEYVSLDITNKQELTECLESHKPDYIINSAAMTNVDACESNVEFCYKINTEAVQNLVDYCKKSNCRLVHISTDFIFDGLDGPYREEGKPNPLSTYGNSKFKAEKIIIESGIPAAIARTIILYGVVLGSGRMNIVSWIKESLEKGTPIKVVHDQYRSPTLAEDLAAGIVELITRQKTGIYHLTGPEIMSIYDLACRVARFWKLDESLITAIDTKSFVQPAKRPLKTGFIILKAMQDIDYKPKSLEDGLAIMDKQLKNLS, encoded by the coding sequence ATGCAGAAAATTTTATTAACCGGTAGCAACGGCTTATTAGGCCAAAAGATAACCAATATATTAGCTGATAATCAGGATTTTAAGTTAATAGCTACTTCGATTGCTAACAATAGAAACCCTCAAACGAATGGTTATGAATATGTTTCTTTGGATATAACGAACAAGCAAGAATTAACGGAGTGTTTAGAATCTCATAAACCGGATTACATAATAAACTCGGCAGCAATGACCAACGTAGATGCCTGTGAATCAAATGTTGAATTCTGCTACAAGATTAATACAGAGGCTGTTCAGAATTTGGTTGATTATTGTAAAAAGAGTAACTGCCGGCTGGTGCATATATCAACAGACTTTATTTTTGACGGTTTAGATGGCCCTTATCGGGAGGAAGGTAAACCAAATCCACTTTCTACGTATGGAAATTCTAAGTTTAAGGCTGAAAAAATAATCATAGAAAGTGGAATACCGGCAGCTATCGCCCGAACTATCATTTTGTACGGTGTAGTTCTGGGGTCGGGTAGGATGAATATTGTTTCATGGATTAAAGAATCCTTAGAGAAAGGTACGCCTATTAAAGTTGTGCATGACCAATATCGCTCTCCAACATTGGCTGAAGACTTAGCTGCGGGAATTGTTGAATTAATTACACGCCAAAAAACAGGAATCTATCATCTTACTGGCCCGGAGATTATGTCTATTTACGACTTGGCTTGTAGAGTAGCCCGCTTCTGGAAATTAGATGAATCCCTAATTACAGCAATTGATACAAAGTCTTTTGTTCAGCCGGCTAAAAGACCGTTAAAAACAGGGTTTATCATCTTGAAAGCTATGCAAGATATTGATTACAAACCAAAATCACTTGAAGACGGATTAGCTATAATGGATAAACAGCTAAAAAACCTGAGTTAG
- a CDS encoding AAA family ATPase translates to MEKTVLEKQAQQTAYLITECRKQFAKVIVGQSAMIDAILMALINEGHLLIEGLPGLAKTLSIITLSKITGLSFRRIQFTPDLLPADIIGTSIFNPKTTLFEVRKGPIFSQVILADEINRAPAKVQSALLEAMQERQVTIGDETHRLPRPFIVLGTQNPLEQEGTYPLPEAQIDRFLARIFITYPNRSEELMIMRQLSNHTELPQVQTIIGSEEIQAIQKQVNSIAVNERLEEYMVDIVRATREPAEYQLSKWKNYIRYGASPRATIALNRLSRTQALFSGRTYTTPDDVKAVAGWVLNHRIGLSFEALAEGVTVDTFLKELLLTLPI, encoded by the coding sequence ATGGAAAAAACTGTTTTGGAAAAGCAGGCTCAACAAACCGCATATTTAATAACGGAATGCCGGAAACAGTTTGCAAAAGTAATCGTTGGTCAGAGTGCGATGATAGATGCCATTTTAATGGCATTGATCAATGAAGGGCATTTACTCATTGAAGGATTGCCAGGCTTAGCTAAAACATTGTCTATCATTACATTATCTAAAATAACAGGTTTATCTTTTCGGAGAATCCAGTTTACGCCGGATTTATTACCGGCAGATATTATCGGAACGAGCATCTTTAACCCCAAAACAACTCTATTTGAAGTACGAAAAGGTCCTATTTTTAGCCAAGTTATTTTAGCTGATGAAATTAACCGCGCTCCGGCAAAAGTACAAAGTGCGTTGTTAGAGGCTATGCAAGAACGTCAGGTAACAATTGGAGACGAAACTCACCGCTTACCTCGTCCATTTATCGTATTAGGAACACAAAATCCCTTAGAACAAGAAGGCACATATCCGCTACCGGAAGCACAAATAGACAGATTTTTAGCCCGAATATTCATCACCTATCCGAATCGTTCAGAAGAACTCATGATTATGAGGCAATTATCGAATCATACAGAGTTGCCGCAAGTTCAGACAATCATTGGGTCAGAAGAAATCCAGGCGATTCAGAAGCAAGTAAATAGCATAGCAGTTAATGAACGTTTAGAAGAATATATGGTAGATATAGTTAGAGCAACCAGAGAACCCGCTGAATATCAGCTCTCTAAATGGAAAAACTATATTCGATATGGAGCTTCACCTCGGGCAACCATTGCCCTAAACCGTTTAAGCCGCACCCAAGCGTTATTTTCCGGCCGTACCTACACAACTCCAGATGACGTAAAAGCCGTTGCCGGCTGGGTACTTAACCATAGAATTGGCCTAAGCTTTGAAGCTCTTGCAGAGGGAGTTACCGTAGATACGTTTTTGAAAGAACTACTGCTAACTTTACCCATATAA